One genomic segment of Impatiens glandulifera chromosome 6, dImpGla2.1, whole genome shotgun sequence includes these proteins:
- the LOC124943364 gene encoding peroxidase 27-like has protein sequence MENAKSVGTPLEAHFKLSSKYSPSNDDEKECMKNVPYSSVFGSLMYAMSFCVRSVSQRISQTMIISVMFKLFVFLALVGIANSQGLKLDFYKQTCPSLDAIVRETTARFVLRAPTLAAPLLRMHFHDCFVRGCDGSVLLNSTKSNQSEKEAIPNQTLRGWHVIDAVKTAIEKKCPGVVSCADILALIARDSTLLINGPFWEVPLGRRDGSVSISNEALNGLPSPFANITTLKSQFSVLGLDAKDLAVLSGAHTIGIGHCFAFNNRLYNFTGKGDTDPTMDPNYIARLKTRCKPGDSTTFVEMDPGSFKTFDEDYYTMVSKRRGLFQSDAALLADQETKAYVKLQALSHGSTFFKDFGVSMIKMGNVGVLTGNAGEIRKQCALVN, from the exons ATGGAGAATGCTAAAAGTGTCGGCACACCTTTAGAGgctcattttaaattgagctccAAATATAGTCCTTCaaatgatgatgagaaggaaTGTATGAAGAATGTTCCCTATAGTTCAGTttttggtagtcttatgtatgctaTG AGCTTTTGTGTTCGATCGGTTTCCCAAAGGATATCTCAAACGATGATTATATCGGTCATGTTCAAGCTTTTCGTGTTTCTCGCTTTAGTTGGCATTGCAAATTCTCAAGGCTTGAAGCTTGACTTCTACAAGCAAACATGCCCCTCCCTCGATGCCATTGTTAGAGAGACCACTGCTCGCTTCGTTCTTAGAGCGCCTACTCTTGCTGCGCCATTGTTAAGGATGCATTTTCACGATTGTTTTGTGAGG GGATGTGATGGTTCGGTACTACTAAACTCTACTAAGAGCAACCAATCTGAGAAAGAAGCAATACCCAACCAAACTTTGAGAGGATGGCATGTTATCGACGCTGTGAAAACCGCTATAGAAAAGAAGTGTCCGGGTGTCGTATCATGCGCCGACATCTTGGCCTTAATAGCTCGAGATTCTACCTTGTTG ATTAATGGACCTTTTTGGGAAGTTCCCTTGGGGAGAAGAGATGGAAGTGTATCCATCTCCAATGAGGCCTTAAATGGTTTGCCATCTCCCTTTGCAAACATTACAACACTCAAATCCCAATTTTCGGTTTTGGGTTTGGACGCAAAAGACCTCGCGGTTCTTTCAG GAGCACACACAATTGGAATAGGTCATTGCTTCGCCTTCAACAACCGGTTGTACAACTTCACCGGTAAGGGCGACACAGACCCCACCATGGACCCTAACTACATAGCTCGACTCAAGACTCGATGCAAACCCGGGGACTCTACAACCTTTGTCGAGATGGACCCTGGGAGCTTCAAAACCTTTGACGAGGATTACTACACGATGGTCTCAAAGAGGAGAGGCTTGTTCCAGTCCGATGCAGCCCTACTAGCTGATCAAGAGACAAAGGCCTATGTGAAGCTTCAAGCTTTAAGCCATGGTTCTACCTTCTTTAAGGATTTTGGTGTTTCAATGATTAAGATGGGGAATGTTGGAGTGCTCACAGGGAATGCTGGTGAAATAAGGAAGCAATGTGCTTTGGTTAATTAG
- the LOC124942900 gene encoding MYB-like transcription factor ETC1 gives MAETEHSSSGQFLKDESSISSTSEVNNEESKNHEFSEDEDTLIRRMFNLVGERWSLIAGRIPGRSAEEIEKYWRSTYS, from the exons ATGGCGGAAACAGAGCATTCTTCTTCTGGCCAGTTTCTTAAAGATGAATCAAGTATCTCATCCACCTCAG AGGTGAATAATGAGGAATCAAAAAATCATGAATTTTCAGAGGATGAGGATACTCTGATCAGAAGGATGTTTAATTTAGTGGGAGAGAG ATGGTCTTTAATTGCTGGGAGAATTCCTGGAAGAAGTGCTGAGGAAATTGAAAAGTATTGGAGATCAACTTACTCATGA